The Candidatus Polarisedimenticolia bacterium genome segment CCGCCGTGGCCAAGGCGGTCGCCGACTCCGTGGCGGACAACATCATCCCGCAGGCGGAAGCCGAGAACCTCGTGGTCATCGTGGGCGTCTTCATCCACTGGGAGGCGTCGGACAAGAAGAAGATCTACGACTACAACCTCAAGGCCACCAAGGAGGCGATCGCCCGGGCCATGAAGGGGGAGCCGAGCGTCAAGGCGGTGCTCGCCGGCAAGGACAAGGCCAAGCACCCGTTCGCCTAGAGGTGGAGGCCGGGCCGGAACGCGAGAAGCACGGTGGAGAGAAAGCGCCTCCTGTACCTGATCTCGGCGGACGCGCGCGTCAGCCCGTTCGACATCAACATGGCGTACGACGCGGGGTTTGATGCCGTCATCCCGTACGCCAGGGTGGACGCGGCCGACGTGCCCGGCCTCGTGCAGGACATCATGTTCTCGCGCGGAGCCAAGGGGGCGCGCTTCTCTTCTCTTTTCTTCTCGAGCGCGGGCGTCGCCTCCGCCGAGGGGATGCTCAAGGCGGCGAGGCGGACGCTCTTCCCCCCTTTCCAGGTCGGCCTGATGATCGATCCGAAGGGGGGATACACCACCGCGGCGGCCCTCCTGGCTCGCGCCGCGGCCCTGTGCCGGGATCGGGGGATGGGGGAGATCGGCCGGCTGCGCGTCCTGGTGGCGGCCGGAACGGGAGGGGTCGGCCGGGCGGCCGCCGCGATGGCGGCGCAGGACGGCGCCCGGGTCGTCCTGACCTCGCGCAGCGCCGCCGCGGCCGCCGCGGCGGGGAAGGAGCTGGAGACCCTGTTCGGCGCGCGCGTCGAGGCGTGCGCCGCGCCCGGCGAGGGGGAGCTGGCGGCCCTCGCGGCGCGCTCGGACGTCATCTTCGCCACCGGCGCCGCCGGCGTCTCTCTCCTGACAACCCGGTCGA includes the following:
- a CDS encoding methylene-tetrahydromethanopterin dehydrogenase N-terminal domain-containing protein gives rise to the protein MERKRLLYLISADARVSPFDINMAYDAGFDAVIPYARVDAADVPGLVQDIMFSRGAKGARFSSLFFSSAGVASAEGMLKAARRTLFPPFQVGLMIDPKGGYTTAAALLARAAALCRDRGMGEIGRLRVLVAAGTGGVGRAAAAMAAQDGARVVLTSRSAAAAAAAGKELETLFGARVEACAAPGEGELAALAARSDVIFATGAAGVSLLTTRSIESLKGPKVLADVNAVPPHGLEGVKPQDNGTEIAPGLYALGAMAVGDLKFKVESSLLKDLLQAEAPPVIDSQAARRRASEILETK